From a single Pseudopipra pipra isolate bDixPip1 chromosome 15, bDixPip1.hap1, whole genome shotgun sequence genomic region:
- the AFF4 gene encoding AF4/FMR2 family member 4 isoform X5 — protein MNREDRNVLRMKERERRNQEIQQGDEAFPPNSPLFAEPYKVTSKEDKLSSRIQSMLGNYDEMTDLIGDRPLQKLVAIPKPTVPSAPDEKSNQSFFGDQRHSTGSHQSSKWTPVGPAPSTSSQSQKRSSGLAGHGQRSGGTGTGSAGQRHDRDSYGSSSRKKSQHGSEHSKPRSSSPGKPPAVSSLSSSHSRSHGNDHHSKEHQRSKSPRDPDPSWDSPSRVPSFSSGQHSNQSFPPSLMSKSSSMLQKPTAYVRPMDGQESMEPKLSSEHYSSQTHSSAVNELKPSSKAHLTKLKIPSQPLDASASGEVSCVDEILKEMTHSWPPPLTAIHTPCKTEPSKFPFPTKESQQSSFGTGEQKRYNPSSKTSNGHQSKSCESNQTDMLKDDLKLSSSEDSDGEQDCDKTVPRSTPGSNSEPSQHNSEGADNSRDDSSSHSGSESSSGSDSESESSSSDSEANEPSQSASPEPEPPPTNKWQLDNWLNKVNSHKVSPASSVDSNIPSSQGYKKEGRDQGTGSGYTDQGGSKDSISSTPGRDSKPTQKGSESSRGRQKSPAQSDSSAQRRTVGKKQPKKAEKTSVEEPRGGLKIESETPVDMATNIPSNRHKAATKGSRKPNIKKEPKSSPRPTTEKKKYKASSKSAQKSREFIETDTSSSDSDENESLPPSSQTPKYSESNRTPVKSSMEEDDSFFRQRMFSPMEEKELLSPLSDPDERYPLIVKIDLSLLSRIPGKPYKDDAPKVEKKSAPEKHPRESQKQPSDKSSTKGKRKHKQNEDENRASESKKTKLEEKAPSGHKTSSSRESSKPSAVKEKDLLPSPAAPVLQKDSKQEHGSRKRTVSQSSSLKSSSNPGKESSSGSKSSSSSKQKKTEGKGSSSAKEAKEKIVNNSSSCPPASAQATESAKSRRAKLVFDDRTYSADHYLQEAKKLKHNADALSDRFEKAVYYLDAVVSFIECGNALEKNAQESKSPFPMYSETVELIKYTMKLKNYLAPDATAADKRLAVLCLRCQALLYLRLFKLKKESALKYSKTLTEHLKNCYNNSQAPSPGMGSKPVGMPSPVSPKLSPGNSGNYSSGAANPSGSGSSVTIPQRIHQMAASYVQVTSNFLYATEIWEQAEQLAREQKAL, from the exons ATGAACCGTGAAGACCGGAATGTGCTGCGtatgaaagaaagggaaaggcgAAATCAAGAAATTCAGCAGGGTGACGAAGCCTTTCCACCCAACTCCCCTCTCTTTGCTGAACCTTACAAAGTG aCCAGCAAAGAAGACAAGTTGTCCAGTCGTATCCAGAGCATGCTTGGTAACTATGATGAAATGACGGATCTCATAGGAGACAGACCGCTCCAAAAGCTTGTTGCAATTCCCAAACCGACCGTTCCATCAGCACCCGACGAGAAATCAAACCAAAGCTTCTTTGGTGATCAGAGGCACAGCACAGGCTCCCACCAGAGCAGCAAATGGACTCCAGTGGGGCCGgctcccagcacctcctcccaGTCCCAGAAGCGCTCCTCGGGCCTGGCGGGGCACGGGCAGCGCTCCGGCGGCACCGGCACGGGCAGCGCCGGCCAGAGGCACGACCGCGATTCCtacggcagcagcagcaggaaaaaaagccagcaTGGGTCTGAGCACTCCAAACCCCGTTCTTCCAGCCCTGGAAAACCACCTGCTGTCTCCTCATTGAGCTCCAGCCATTCGAGATCTCATGGGAATGATCACCACAGCAAAGAACATCAACGGTCAAAGTCGCCCCGGGATCCTGATCCCAGCTGGGACTCTCCCTCCCGTGTACCCTCATTTTCAAGTGGACAACACTCTAATCAGTCTTTTCCACCTTCACTAATGTCCAAGTCCAGTTCAATGTTACAGAAACCCACTGCATACGTCAGGCCGATGGATGGGCAGGAATCCATGGAACCAAAGTTATCCTCGGAACACTACAGCAGTCAGACCCACAGCAGCGCCGTGAACGAGCTGAAGCCCAGCAGCAAAGCACACCTAACCAAGCTGAAAATTCCCTCTCAGCCACTGGAT GCATCAGCATCTGGCGAGGTGAGCTGTGTGGATGAAATCCTCAAA GAGATGACCCACTCCTGGCCCCCTCCACTGACTGCAATCCATACACCATGCAAAACTGAACCCTCCAAATTCCCCTTTCCAACAAAG gAATCTCAGCAGTCCAGTTTTGGCACTGGAGAACAGA aACGATACAATCCTTCGTCCAAAACATCCAATGGTCATCAATCCAAATC atgCGAATCAAACCAGACAGA TATGTTGAAAGATGACTTAAAACTCAGCAGTAGCGAAGACAGCGATGGAGAGCAG GACTGCGATAAGACAGTGCCAAGGAGCACACCTGGAAG taattCTGAACCTTCCCAGCATAACAGTGAAGGAGCAGATAACTCCAGGGATGACTCGAGCAGCCACAGTGGCTCTGAAAGCAGCTCAGGATCTGACTCGGAGAGTGAAAGCAGTTCCAGTGACAGTGAAGCCAATGAACCATCCCAGAGTGCATCCCCCGAG cCAGAGCCACCACCGACAAACAAGTGGCAACTGGATAACTGGTTGAACAAAGTCAATTCCCATAAAGTGTCACCAGCTTCTTCCGTGGACAGCAATATTCCATCCTCCCAAGGCTACAAAAAAGAGGGACGGGATCAGGGCACAGGGAGTGGGTACACTGATCAAGGTGGATCCAAGGATTCCATTTCTTCTACACCAGGGCGAGATTCCAAACCCACCCAGAAGGGCTCGGAGAGCAGTCGGGGCAGGCAGAAATCACCTGCCCAGAGTGACAGCTCAGCACAGAGGAGgactgtggggaaaaaacaacccaagaaagcagaaaagacatCTGTGGAAGAGCCTAGAGGAGGTCTTAAAATAGAAAGTGAAACCCCAGTAGATATGGCAACAAATATCCCTTCAAACAGGCATAAGGCAGCCACAAAAGGCTCCAGGAAACCCAATATAAAGAAAGAGCCCAAGTCTTCCCCTCGGCctacaacagagaaaaagaaatacaaggCTTCAAGCAAATCTGCCCAGAAATCCAGGGAATTCATCGAAACAGATACCTCATCCTCTGATTCAGATGAAAATGAGAGTCTGCCTCCTTCATCACAAACACCCAAATACTCTGAGAGCAATAGGACTCCTGTTAAATCTTCCATGGAGGAGGATGACAGCTTTTTTCGGCAAAGAATGTTCTCTCCTATGGAAGAGAAAGAGCTTCTTTCACCACTCAGTGATCCTGATGAAAGGTACCCACTCATTGTGAAGATTGACCTGAGCCTCTTATCCCGAATACCAGGGAAGCCTTACAAGGATGATGCACCCAAAGTGGAGAAGAAAAGCGCCCCGGAGAAGCACCCCAGGGAATCCCAGAAACAGCCGTCGGACAAAAGTTCTacaaaaggcaaaaggaaacacaaacag AATGAGGATGAAAACAGAGCCAGTGAAAGCAAGAAAAcgaaactggaagaaaaagctCCATCAGGACACAAGACTTCCAGCAGTAGGGA GTCTTCAAAGCCAAGTGCTGTTAAAGAGAAGGATTTACTGccatctcctgctgccccagtCCTACAGAAAGATTCCAAGCAGGAACACGGGTCCCGGAAGAGGACGGTCAGTCAGTCATCATCCTTAAAATCCAGCAGCAACCCAGGCAAGgaaagcagcagtggcagcaaaAGCAGCTCCTCTTCCAAGCAGAAGAAGACAGAGGGGAAGGGTTCCAGTAGTGCCAAGGAAGCCAAG GAAAAGATTGTGAACAATTCCTCCAGctgccctcctgcctctgctcaggCTACGGAAAGTGCAAAGTCAAGGAGAGCAAAGCTCGTTTTTGATGATAG GACTTACTCAGCTGATCATTATTTGCAAGAAGCAAAGAAGCTGAAACACAATGCAGATGCTTTG TCGGACAGGTTTGAGAAGGCCGTGTACTACCTGGATGCTGTCGTGTCCTTCATTGAGTGTGGGAATGCATTGGAGAAAAATGCTCAGGAATCCAAGTCCCCGTTCCCTATGTATTCAGAAACTGTGGAATTAATCAA ATACACTATGAAACTGAAGAATTACTTGGCACCGGATGCGACGGCTGCGGACAAAAGGCTGGCAGTGCTTTG CCTTCGGTGCCAAGCTCTGCTGTACCTGAGgcttttcaaactgaaaaaggaaagtGCATTGAAATACTCAAAAACTCTGACTGAACATCTGAAG AATTGCTACAATAATTCTCAAGCACCATCACCTGGTATGGGAAG CAAACCTGTCGGGATGCCGTCTCCAGTGTCTCCAAAGCTGTCTCCAGGGAATTCAGGAAATTACTCTTCTGGGGCAGCCAATCCTTCAGGGAGCGGGTCCTCGGTGACGATCCCGCAGAGGATCCATCAGATGGCTGCCAGCTACGTCCAGGTCACGTCCAACTTCCTCTATGCCACTGAAATTTGGGAACAAGCTGAACAGCTGGCAAGAGAACAGAAAG CCCTCTGA
- the AFF4 gene encoding AF4/FMR2 family member 4 isoform X3, translating to MNREDRNVLRMKERERRNQEIQQGDEAFPPNSPLFAEPYKVTSKEDKLSSRIQSMLGNYDEMTDLIGDRPLQKLVAIPKPTVPSAPDEKSNQSFFGDQRHSTGSHQSSKWTPVGPAPSTSSQSQKRSSGLAGHGQRSGGTGTGSAGQRHDRDSYGSSSRKKSQHGSEHSKPRSSSPGKPPAVSSLSSSHSRSHGNDHHSKEHQRSKSPRDPDPSWDSPSRVPSFSSGQHSNQSFPPSLMSKSSSMLQKPTAYVRPMDGQESMEPKLSSEHYSSQTHSSAVNELKPSSKAHLTKLKIPSQPLDASASGEVSCVDEILKEMTHSWPPPLTAIHTPCKTEPSKFPFPTKESQQSSFGTGEQKRYNPSSKTSNGHQSKSCESNQTDMLKDDLKLSSSEDSDGEQDCDKTVPRSTPGSNSEPSQHNSEGADNSRDDSSSHSGSESSSGSDSESESSSSDSEANEPSQSASPEPEPPPTNKWQLDNWLNKVNSHKVSPASSVDSNIPSSQGYKKEGRDQGTGSGYTDQGGSKDSISSTPGRDSKPTQKGSESSRGRQKSPAQSDSSAQRRTVGKKQPKKAEKTSVEEPRGGLKIESETPVDMATNIPSNRHKAATKGSRKPNIKKEPKSSPRPTTEKKKYKASSKSAQKSREFIETDTSSSDSDENESLPPSSQTPKYSESNRTPVKSSMEEDDSFFRQRMFSPMEEKELLSPLSDPDERYPLIVKIDLSLLSRIPGKPYKDDAPKVEKKSAPEKHPRESQKQPSDKSSTKGKRKHKQNEDENRASESKKTKLEEKAPSGHKTSSSRESSKPSAVKEKDLLPSPAAPVLQKDSKQEHGSRKRTVSQSSSLKSSSNPGKESSSGSKSSSSSKQKKTEGKGSSSAKEAKEKIVNNSSSCPPASAQATESAKSRRAKLVFDDRTYSADHYLQEAKKLKHNADALSDRFEKAVYYLDAVVSFIECGNALEKNAQESKSPFPMYSETVELIKYTMKLKNYLAPDATAADKRLAVLCLRCQALLYLRLFKLKKESALKYSKTLTEHLKNCYNNSQAPSPGMGSKPVGMPSPVSPKLSPGNSGNYSSGAANPSGSGSSVTIPQRIHQMAASYVQVTSNFLYATEIWEQAEQLAREQKEFFAELDKVMGPLVFNTSIMTELVRYTRQGLHWLRLDAK from the exons ATGAACCGTGAAGACCGGAATGTGCTGCGtatgaaagaaagggaaaggcgAAATCAAGAAATTCAGCAGGGTGACGAAGCCTTTCCACCCAACTCCCCTCTCTTTGCTGAACCTTACAAAGTG aCCAGCAAAGAAGACAAGTTGTCCAGTCGTATCCAGAGCATGCTTGGTAACTATGATGAAATGACGGATCTCATAGGAGACAGACCGCTCCAAAAGCTTGTTGCAATTCCCAAACCGACCGTTCCATCAGCACCCGACGAGAAATCAAACCAAAGCTTCTTTGGTGATCAGAGGCACAGCACAGGCTCCCACCAGAGCAGCAAATGGACTCCAGTGGGGCCGgctcccagcacctcctcccaGTCCCAGAAGCGCTCCTCGGGCCTGGCGGGGCACGGGCAGCGCTCCGGCGGCACCGGCACGGGCAGCGCCGGCCAGAGGCACGACCGCGATTCCtacggcagcagcagcaggaaaaaaagccagcaTGGGTCTGAGCACTCCAAACCCCGTTCTTCCAGCCCTGGAAAACCACCTGCTGTCTCCTCATTGAGCTCCAGCCATTCGAGATCTCATGGGAATGATCACCACAGCAAAGAACATCAACGGTCAAAGTCGCCCCGGGATCCTGATCCCAGCTGGGACTCTCCCTCCCGTGTACCCTCATTTTCAAGTGGACAACACTCTAATCAGTCTTTTCCACCTTCACTAATGTCCAAGTCCAGTTCAATGTTACAGAAACCCACTGCATACGTCAGGCCGATGGATGGGCAGGAATCCATGGAACCAAAGTTATCCTCGGAACACTACAGCAGTCAGACCCACAGCAGCGCCGTGAACGAGCTGAAGCCCAGCAGCAAAGCACACCTAACCAAGCTGAAAATTCCCTCTCAGCCACTGGAT GCATCAGCATCTGGCGAGGTGAGCTGTGTGGATGAAATCCTCAAA GAGATGACCCACTCCTGGCCCCCTCCACTGACTGCAATCCATACACCATGCAAAACTGAACCCTCCAAATTCCCCTTTCCAACAAAG gAATCTCAGCAGTCCAGTTTTGGCACTGGAGAACAGA aACGATACAATCCTTCGTCCAAAACATCCAATGGTCATCAATCCAAATC atgCGAATCAAACCAGACAGA TATGTTGAAAGATGACTTAAAACTCAGCAGTAGCGAAGACAGCGATGGAGAGCAG GACTGCGATAAGACAGTGCCAAGGAGCACACCTGGAAG taattCTGAACCTTCCCAGCATAACAGTGAAGGAGCAGATAACTCCAGGGATGACTCGAGCAGCCACAGTGGCTCTGAAAGCAGCTCAGGATCTGACTCGGAGAGTGAAAGCAGTTCCAGTGACAGTGAAGCCAATGAACCATCCCAGAGTGCATCCCCCGAG cCAGAGCCACCACCGACAAACAAGTGGCAACTGGATAACTGGTTGAACAAAGTCAATTCCCATAAAGTGTCACCAGCTTCTTCCGTGGACAGCAATATTCCATCCTCCCAAGGCTACAAAAAAGAGGGACGGGATCAGGGCACAGGGAGTGGGTACACTGATCAAGGTGGATCCAAGGATTCCATTTCTTCTACACCAGGGCGAGATTCCAAACCCACCCAGAAGGGCTCGGAGAGCAGTCGGGGCAGGCAGAAATCACCTGCCCAGAGTGACAGCTCAGCACAGAGGAGgactgtggggaaaaaacaacccaagaaagcagaaaagacatCTGTGGAAGAGCCTAGAGGAGGTCTTAAAATAGAAAGTGAAACCCCAGTAGATATGGCAACAAATATCCCTTCAAACAGGCATAAGGCAGCCACAAAAGGCTCCAGGAAACCCAATATAAAGAAAGAGCCCAAGTCTTCCCCTCGGCctacaacagagaaaaagaaatacaaggCTTCAAGCAAATCTGCCCAGAAATCCAGGGAATTCATCGAAACAGATACCTCATCCTCTGATTCAGATGAAAATGAGAGTCTGCCTCCTTCATCACAAACACCCAAATACTCTGAGAGCAATAGGACTCCTGTTAAATCTTCCATGGAGGAGGATGACAGCTTTTTTCGGCAAAGAATGTTCTCTCCTATGGAAGAGAAAGAGCTTCTTTCACCACTCAGTGATCCTGATGAAAGGTACCCACTCATTGTGAAGATTGACCTGAGCCTCTTATCCCGAATACCAGGGAAGCCTTACAAGGATGATGCACCCAAAGTGGAGAAGAAAAGCGCCCCGGAGAAGCACCCCAGGGAATCCCAGAAACAGCCGTCGGACAAAAGTTCTacaaaaggcaaaaggaaacacaaacag AATGAGGATGAAAACAGAGCCAGTGAAAGCAAGAAAAcgaaactggaagaaaaagctCCATCAGGACACAAGACTTCCAGCAGTAGGGA GTCTTCAAAGCCAAGTGCTGTTAAAGAGAAGGATTTACTGccatctcctgctgccccagtCCTACAGAAAGATTCCAAGCAGGAACACGGGTCCCGGAAGAGGACGGTCAGTCAGTCATCATCCTTAAAATCCAGCAGCAACCCAGGCAAGgaaagcagcagtggcagcaaaAGCAGCTCCTCTTCCAAGCAGAAGAAGACAGAGGGGAAGGGTTCCAGTAGTGCCAAGGAAGCCAAG GAAAAGATTGTGAACAATTCCTCCAGctgccctcctgcctctgctcaggCTACGGAAAGTGCAAAGTCAAGGAGAGCAAAGCTCGTTTTTGATGATAG GACTTACTCAGCTGATCATTATTTGCAAGAAGCAAAGAAGCTGAAACACAATGCAGATGCTTTG TCGGACAGGTTTGAGAAGGCCGTGTACTACCTGGATGCTGTCGTGTCCTTCATTGAGTGTGGGAATGCATTGGAGAAAAATGCTCAGGAATCCAAGTCCCCGTTCCCTATGTATTCAGAAACTGTGGAATTAATCAA ATACACTATGAAACTGAAGAATTACTTGGCACCGGATGCGACGGCTGCGGACAAAAGGCTGGCAGTGCTTTG CCTTCGGTGCCAAGCTCTGCTGTACCTGAGgcttttcaaactgaaaaaggaaagtGCATTGAAATACTCAAAAACTCTGACTGAACATCTGAAG AATTGCTACAATAATTCTCAAGCACCATCACCTGGTATGGGAAG CAAACCTGTCGGGATGCCGTCTCCAGTGTCTCCAAAGCTGTCTCCAGGGAATTCAGGAAATTACTCTTCTGGGGCAGCCAATCCTTCAGGGAGCGGGTCCTCGGTGACGATCCCGCAGAGGATCCATCAGATGGCTGCCAGCTACGTCCAGGTCACGTCCAACTTCCTCTATGCCACTGAAATTTGGGAACAAGCTGAACAGCTGGCAAGAGAACAGAAAG AGTTCTTTGCTGAACTGGATAAAGTTATGGGCCCTCTGGTTTTTAACACAAGCATCATGACCGAGCTGGTGCGTTACACCCGGCAGGGCCTGCACTGGCTGCGCCTCGATGCCAAGTGA
- the AFF4 gene encoding AF4/FMR2 family member 4 isoform X2: MNREDRNVLRMKERERRNQEIQQGDEAFPPNSPLFAEPYKVTSKEDKLSSRIQSMLGNYDEMTDLIGDRPLQKLVAIPKPTVPSAPDEKSNQSFFGDQRHSTGSHQSSKWTPVGPAPSTSSQSQKRSSGLAGHGQRSGGTGTGSAGQRHDRDSYGSSSRKKSQHGSEHSKPRSSSPGKPPAVSSLSSSHSRSHGNDHHSKEHQRSKSPRDPDPSWDSPSRVPSFSSGQHSNQSFPPSLMSKSSSMLQKPTAYVRPMDGQESMEPKLSSEHYSSQTHSSAVNELKPSSKAHLTKLKIPSQPLDASASGEVSCVDEILKEMTHSWPPPLTAIHTPCKTEPSKFPFPTKESQQSSFGTGEQKRYNPSSKTSNGHQSKSCESNQTDMLKDDLKLSSSEDSDGEQDCDKTVPRSTPGSNSEPSQHNSEGADNSRDDSSSHSGSESSSGSDSESESSSSDSEANEPSQSASPEPEPPPTNKWQLDNWLNKVNSHKVSPASSVDSNIPSSQGYKKEGRDQGTGSGYTDQGGSKDSISSTPGRDSKPTQKGSESSRGRQKSPAQSDSSAQRRTVGKKQPKKAEKTSVEEPRGGLKIESETPVDMATNIPSNRHKAATKGSRKPNIKKEPKSSPRPTTEKKKYKASSKSAQKSREFIETDTSSSDSDENESLPPSSQTPKYSESNRTPVKSSMEEDDSFFRQRMFSPMEEKELLSPLSDPDERYPLIVKIDLSLLSRIPGKPYKDDAPKVEKKSAPEKHPRESQKQPSDKSSTKGKRKHKQNEDENRASESKKTKLEEKAPSGHKTSSSRESSKPSAVKEKDLLPSPAAPVLQKDSKQEHGSRKRTVSQSSSLKSSSNPGKESSSGSKSSSSSKQKKTEGKGSSSAKEAKEKIVNNSSSCPPASAQATESAKSRRAKLVFDDRTYSADHYLQEAKKLKHNADALSDRFEKAVYYLDAVVSFIECGNALEKNAQESKSPFPMYSETVELIKYTMKLKNYLAPDATAADKRLAVLCLRCQALLYLRLFKLKKESALKYSKTLTEHLKNCYNNSQAPSPGMGSKPVGMPSPVSPKLSPGNSGNYSSGAANPSGSGSSVTIPQRIHQMAASYVQVTSNFLYATEIWEQAEQLAREQKGLYLSTDKSSSVRLRRWSLIYFMLLPGGRIKVQLDLSTSSALTVHSAHRIQGKPRH, encoded by the exons ATGAACCGTGAAGACCGGAATGTGCTGCGtatgaaagaaagggaaaggcgAAATCAAGAAATTCAGCAGGGTGACGAAGCCTTTCCACCCAACTCCCCTCTCTTTGCTGAACCTTACAAAGTG aCCAGCAAAGAAGACAAGTTGTCCAGTCGTATCCAGAGCATGCTTGGTAACTATGATGAAATGACGGATCTCATAGGAGACAGACCGCTCCAAAAGCTTGTTGCAATTCCCAAACCGACCGTTCCATCAGCACCCGACGAGAAATCAAACCAAAGCTTCTTTGGTGATCAGAGGCACAGCACAGGCTCCCACCAGAGCAGCAAATGGACTCCAGTGGGGCCGgctcccagcacctcctcccaGTCCCAGAAGCGCTCCTCGGGCCTGGCGGGGCACGGGCAGCGCTCCGGCGGCACCGGCACGGGCAGCGCCGGCCAGAGGCACGACCGCGATTCCtacggcagcagcagcaggaaaaaaagccagcaTGGGTCTGAGCACTCCAAACCCCGTTCTTCCAGCCCTGGAAAACCACCTGCTGTCTCCTCATTGAGCTCCAGCCATTCGAGATCTCATGGGAATGATCACCACAGCAAAGAACATCAACGGTCAAAGTCGCCCCGGGATCCTGATCCCAGCTGGGACTCTCCCTCCCGTGTACCCTCATTTTCAAGTGGACAACACTCTAATCAGTCTTTTCCACCTTCACTAATGTCCAAGTCCAGTTCAATGTTACAGAAACCCACTGCATACGTCAGGCCGATGGATGGGCAGGAATCCATGGAACCAAAGTTATCCTCGGAACACTACAGCAGTCAGACCCACAGCAGCGCCGTGAACGAGCTGAAGCCCAGCAGCAAAGCACACCTAACCAAGCTGAAAATTCCCTCTCAGCCACTGGAT GCATCAGCATCTGGCGAGGTGAGCTGTGTGGATGAAATCCTCAAA GAGATGACCCACTCCTGGCCCCCTCCACTGACTGCAATCCATACACCATGCAAAACTGAACCCTCCAAATTCCCCTTTCCAACAAAG gAATCTCAGCAGTCCAGTTTTGGCACTGGAGAACAGA aACGATACAATCCTTCGTCCAAAACATCCAATGGTCATCAATCCAAATC atgCGAATCAAACCAGACAGA TATGTTGAAAGATGACTTAAAACTCAGCAGTAGCGAAGACAGCGATGGAGAGCAG GACTGCGATAAGACAGTGCCAAGGAGCACACCTGGAAG taattCTGAACCTTCCCAGCATAACAGTGAAGGAGCAGATAACTCCAGGGATGACTCGAGCAGCCACAGTGGCTCTGAAAGCAGCTCAGGATCTGACTCGGAGAGTGAAAGCAGTTCCAGTGACAGTGAAGCCAATGAACCATCCCAGAGTGCATCCCCCGAG cCAGAGCCACCACCGACAAACAAGTGGCAACTGGATAACTGGTTGAACAAAGTCAATTCCCATAAAGTGTCACCAGCTTCTTCCGTGGACAGCAATATTCCATCCTCCCAAGGCTACAAAAAAGAGGGACGGGATCAGGGCACAGGGAGTGGGTACACTGATCAAGGTGGATCCAAGGATTCCATTTCTTCTACACCAGGGCGAGATTCCAAACCCACCCAGAAGGGCTCGGAGAGCAGTCGGGGCAGGCAGAAATCACCTGCCCAGAGTGACAGCTCAGCACAGAGGAGgactgtggggaaaaaacaacccaagaaagcagaaaagacatCTGTGGAAGAGCCTAGAGGAGGTCTTAAAATAGAAAGTGAAACCCCAGTAGATATGGCAACAAATATCCCTTCAAACAGGCATAAGGCAGCCACAAAAGGCTCCAGGAAACCCAATATAAAGAAAGAGCCCAAGTCTTCCCCTCGGCctacaacagagaaaaagaaatacaaggCTTCAAGCAAATCTGCCCAGAAATCCAGGGAATTCATCGAAACAGATACCTCATCCTCTGATTCAGATGAAAATGAGAGTCTGCCTCCTTCATCACAAACACCCAAATACTCTGAGAGCAATAGGACTCCTGTTAAATCTTCCATGGAGGAGGATGACAGCTTTTTTCGGCAAAGAATGTTCTCTCCTATGGAAGAGAAAGAGCTTCTTTCACCACTCAGTGATCCTGATGAAAGGTACCCACTCATTGTGAAGATTGACCTGAGCCTCTTATCCCGAATACCAGGGAAGCCTTACAAGGATGATGCACCCAAAGTGGAGAAGAAAAGCGCCCCGGAGAAGCACCCCAGGGAATCCCAGAAACAGCCGTCGGACAAAAGTTCTacaaaaggcaaaaggaaacacaaacag AATGAGGATGAAAACAGAGCCAGTGAAAGCAAGAAAAcgaaactggaagaaaaagctCCATCAGGACACAAGACTTCCAGCAGTAGGGA GTCTTCAAAGCCAAGTGCTGTTAAAGAGAAGGATTTACTGccatctcctgctgccccagtCCTACAGAAAGATTCCAAGCAGGAACACGGGTCCCGGAAGAGGACGGTCAGTCAGTCATCATCCTTAAAATCCAGCAGCAACCCAGGCAAGgaaagcagcagtggcagcaaaAGCAGCTCCTCTTCCAAGCAGAAGAAGACAGAGGGGAAGGGTTCCAGTAGTGCCAAGGAAGCCAAG GAAAAGATTGTGAACAATTCCTCCAGctgccctcctgcctctgctcaggCTACGGAAAGTGCAAAGTCAAGGAGAGCAAAGCTCGTTTTTGATGATAG GACTTACTCAGCTGATCATTATTTGCAAGAAGCAAAGAAGCTGAAACACAATGCAGATGCTTTG TCGGACAGGTTTGAGAAGGCCGTGTACTACCTGGATGCTGTCGTGTCCTTCATTGAGTGTGGGAATGCATTGGAGAAAAATGCTCAGGAATCCAAGTCCCCGTTCCCTATGTATTCAGAAACTGTGGAATTAATCAA ATACACTATGAAACTGAAGAATTACTTGGCACCGGATGCGACGGCTGCGGACAAAAGGCTGGCAGTGCTTTG CCTTCGGTGCCAAGCTCTGCTGTACCTGAGgcttttcaaactgaaaaaggaaagtGCATTGAAATACTCAAAAACTCTGACTGAACATCTGAAG AATTGCTACAATAATTCTCAAGCACCATCACCTGGTATGGGAAG CAAACCTGTCGGGATGCCGTCTCCAGTGTCTCCAAAGCTGTCTCCAGGGAATTCAGGAAATTACTCTTCTGGGGCAGCCAATCCTTCAGGGAGCGGGTCCTCGGTGACGATCCCGCAGAGGATCCATCAGATGGCTGCCAGCTACGTCCAGGTCACGTCCAACTTCCTCTATGCCACTGAAATTTGGGAACAAGCTGAACAGCTGGCAAGAGAACAGAAAG GCCTTTATCTGAGCACTGATAAGAGTTCATCTGTCAGACTGAGGAGATGGAGCCTGATCTACTTTATGCTCCTGCCAGGTGGAAGGATAAAGGTCCAGCTGGATTTGAGCACCAGCTCTGCACTCACCGTCCACTCTGCTCACAGGATACAAGGAAAACCAAG GCACTAG